Proteins from one Thalassophryne amazonica chromosome 20, fThaAma1.1, whole genome shotgun sequence genomic window:
- the tpd52 gene encoding tumor protein D52 isoform X3, with protein MEVSEQGYQQGAESLPEVGEDAVTSASSATPPPSLTEEERQELQEELVKVEDEIQTLSQVLAVKEKQLADIKRKLGITPLNELKQNITKTWQEVTTSTAYRRTSETLSQAGQKATAAFSNMGSAITRKLEDVSMRSLRHSTSMPVMRNAPTFKSFEERVETLKTRMSSTSSSGPGDQDGGSQPNESLLGQHETSPAHETPMH; from the exons ATGGAGGTTTCAGAGCAAG GTTACCAGCAGGGGGCTGAGTCACTGCCTGAGGTGGGAGAAGATGCTGTAACAAGTGCCAGTTCTGCAACTCCTCCCCCCTCCTTGACAGAGGAGGAGCGTCAGGAGCTACAAGAAGAGTTGGTGAAG GTGGAGGATGAGATCCAGACTCTGTCTCAGGTCCTGGCAGTCAAGGAGAAGCAGTTAGCAGACATTAAGAGGAAGCTGGGTATCACACCACTCAATGAACTGAAACAGAACATAACCAAAACCTGGCAGGAGGTCACCACCTCCACCGC CTACAGGAGGACTTCAGAAACACTGTCCCAGGCAGGTCAAAAGGCCACAGCCGCTTTCTCCAACATGGGTTCAGCCATCACCCGAAAACTGGAGGATGTCAG CATGCGTTCATTACGGCACTCGACTAGTATGCCCGTCATGAG AAATGCGCCCACCTTCAAGTCCTTTGAAGAGAGAGTGGAGACACTGAAG ACCAGAATGAGTTCGACGTCCAGCAGTGGCCCTGGAGATCAGGACGGCGGCAGTCAGCCCAACGAGTCACTACTCGGTCAGCACGAGACTTCACCTGCCCACGAGACGCCGATGCACTGA
- the tpd52 gene encoding tumor protein D52 isoform X1, giving the protein MEPLEEYQSPFDFKRGIDTSYLFLSPAYSDTPPCSPTVRSRGYQQGAESLPEVGEDAVTSASSATPPPSLTEEERQELQEELVKVEDEIQTLSQVLAVKEKQLADIKRKLGITPLNELKQNITKTWQEVTTSTAYRRTSETLSQAGQKATAAFSNMGSAITRKLEDVSMRSLRHSTSMPVMRNAPTFKSFEERVETLKTRMSSTSSSGPGDQDGGSQPNESLLGQHETSPAHETPMH; this is encoded by the exons ATGGAGCCTTTGGAGGAGTATCAGTCTCCATTTGACTTTAAACGAGGAATCGACACCAGCTATCTCTTCCTCTCCCCGGCCTACAGCGACACACCACCTTGCTCACCGACTGTCAGAAGCAGAG GTTACCAGCAGGGGGCTGAGTCACTGCCTGAGGTGGGAGAAGATGCTGTAACAAGTGCCAGTTCTGCAACTCCTCCCCCCTCCTTGACAGAGGAGGAGCGTCAGGAGCTACAAGAAGAGTTGGTGAAG GTGGAGGATGAGATCCAGACTCTGTCTCAGGTCCTGGCAGTCAAGGAGAAGCAGTTAGCAGACATTAAGAGGAAGCTGGGTATCACACCACTCAATGAACTGAAACAGAACATAACCAAAACCTGGCAGGAGGTCACCACCTCCACCGC CTACAGGAGGACTTCAGAAACACTGTCCCAGGCAGGTCAAAAGGCCACAGCCGCTTTCTCCAACATGGGTTCAGCCATCACCCGAAAACTGGAGGATGTCAG CATGCGTTCATTACGGCACTCGACTAGTATGCCCGTCATGAG AAATGCGCCCACCTTCAAGTCCTTTGAAGAGAGAGTGGAGACACTGAAG ACCAGAATGAGTTCGACGTCCAGCAGTGGCCCTGGAGATCAGGACGGCGGCAGTCAGCCCAACGAGTCACTACTCGGTCAGCACGAGACTTCACCTGCCCACGAGACGCCGATGCACTGA
- the tpd52 gene encoding tumor protein D52 isoform X2, with protein MEPLEEYQSPFDFKRGIDTSYLFLSPAYSDTPPCSPTVRSRGYQQGAESLPEVGEDAVTSASSATPPPSLTEEERQELQEELVKVEDEIQTLSQVLAVKEKQLADIKRKLGITPLNELKQNITKTWQEVTTSTAYRRTSETLSQAGQKATAAFSNMGSAITRKLEDVRNAPTFKSFEERVETLKTRMSSTSSSGPGDQDGGSQPNESLLGQHETSPAHETPMH; from the exons ATGGAGCCTTTGGAGGAGTATCAGTCTCCATTTGACTTTAAACGAGGAATCGACACCAGCTATCTCTTCCTCTCCCCGGCCTACAGCGACACACCACCTTGCTCACCGACTGTCAGAAGCAGAG GTTACCAGCAGGGGGCTGAGTCACTGCCTGAGGTGGGAGAAGATGCTGTAACAAGTGCCAGTTCTGCAACTCCTCCCCCCTCCTTGACAGAGGAGGAGCGTCAGGAGCTACAAGAAGAGTTGGTGAAG GTGGAGGATGAGATCCAGACTCTGTCTCAGGTCCTGGCAGTCAAGGAGAAGCAGTTAGCAGACATTAAGAGGAAGCTGGGTATCACACCACTCAATGAACTGAAACAGAACATAACCAAAACCTGGCAGGAGGTCACCACCTCCACCGC CTACAGGAGGACTTCAGAAACACTGTCCCAGGCAGGTCAAAAGGCCACAGCCGCTTTCTCCAACATGGGTTCAGCCATCACCCGAAAACTGGAGGATGTCAG AAATGCGCCCACCTTCAAGTCCTTTGAAGAGAGAGTGGAGACACTGAAG ACCAGAATGAGTTCGACGTCCAGCAGTGGCCCTGGAGATCAGGACGGCGGCAGTCAGCCCAACGAGTCACTACTCGGTCAGCACGAGACTTCACCTGCCCACGAGACGCCGATGCACTGA